From Ptychodera flava strain L36383 chromosome 2, AS_Pfla_20210202, whole genome shotgun sequence, the proteins below share one genomic window:
- the LOC139120984 gene encoding uncharacterized protein, which produces MTVVGEIHCNGDEQLLLFCELWNWGKLLIVESAEIASVTCVVDGGWGKWSAWSPCSVTCGWGIRTRTRQCDNPTPNNGGQNCSETDHQGVSDCRMSAKRCPCQTYNIPNGYVYAHDTGHLSAAHFTCDTGYAPEKNYTICMDGTWSDSDPCQDIDECAESDLNNCNQKCENTIGSFECGCYWLDIYGTCFHRGGHKVNWTIARDQCQSMGCGANLVYFHSISVFDVVVKYFTDVWIGLNDITNEGSFKWADGSYFNPEFILWDPASPKNDTVGQDADCCEIGNRTVRDSDCGTLLDFVCRQSAAC; this is translated from the exons ATGACAGTTGTCGGTGAAATACATTGCAATGGCGATGAACAATTACTCCTATTTTGTGAGCTTTGGAACTGGGGAAAATTACTAATCGTAGAATCTGCTGAAATTGCAAGCGTCACCTGCGTAGTCG ATGGTGGATGGGGCAAATGGAGTGCATGGAGCCCATGTTCTGTTACCTGTGGATGGGGAATTCGTACAAGGACTAGGCAATGCGATAACCCAACACCCAACAACGGAGGGCAAAACTGTAGTGAAACAGACCACCAAGGAGTTTCTGATTGTAGAATGTCAGCAAAACGATGCC CCTGCCAAACCTATAATATCCCCAATGGTTACGTCTACGCCCATGACACTGGTCATTTGTCAGCTGCTCATTTCACATGTGACACTGGATATGCACCTGAAAAGAATTATACAATTTGCATGGACGGCACTTGGAGCGACTCAGATCCTTGCCAAG ATATTGATGAGTGTGCTGAAAGTGATCTGAATAACTGCAACCAGAAATGCGAGAACACAATAGGATCCTTCGAATGTGGGTGTTACTGGCTTGACATATATGGAACATGCTTTCATAGAGGTGGTCATAAAGTGAATTGGACGATTGCTCGCGATCAATGTCAGTCCATGGGCTGTGGAGCAAATCTCgtatactttcattcaattTCTGTCTTTGACGTCGTTGTGAAGTACTTTACAGATGTGTGGATAGGCTTGAATGATATAACG AATGAAGGTTCTTTCAAGTGGGCCGATGGTAGCTATTTTAATCCGGAGTTCATTCTATGGGATCCAGCAAGTCCAAAAAATGACACCGTTGGCCAAGATGCTGACTGCTGTGAGATCGGTAACAGAACCGTGAGAGACTCAGAttgtggcacacttttggatttCGTTTGTCGGCAAAGTGCAGCATGCTAA